One Armatimonadota bacterium genomic window carries:
- a CDS encoding DUF1259 domain-containing protein: protein MKPTYLSFALFASLLTSQSFGQQTPPTPYTDAAKIIGKNGTLNADGTYRINFPRNDVTFENSRGMAIPTDLGLATYIAFSSPTDHSLAVGDVAMLEGEIDGVIDALRKADFEIVSLHNHMTSEQPRLFYLHFQKVGSPADLAKGFKPALDILGHGEEIKVLPKMGKPEIDKEALGKIFGAAPQVFPSGVVRFATPRKDLNVKVLDESFTPGMGLGSWVAFSGCECGLTMAMGDTCCTQKDLQHSIDALRKVGIHITAIHRHVFGGSPDTAFMHYEGEGDVLKLAGGVKNCWDGLGG from the coding sequence ATGAAACCCACATATCTCTCGTTCGCCCTATTCGCTTCCCTTCTCACGTCCCAAAGCTTTGGTCAACAGACCCCACCGACGCCGTACACCGACGCCGCCAAAATCATCGGTAAAAACGGAACGCTTAACGCTGACGGAACCTATCGCATCAACTTTCCCCGCAACGACGTCACCTTTGAGAACTCAAGAGGAATGGCGATTCCCACCGATCTCGGCCTCGCGACCTATATCGCCTTCTCTTCACCAACCGACCACTCTCTTGCCGTTGGCGATGTAGCCATGCTCGAAGGTGAGATCGACGGAGTGATCGATGCCCTCCGCAAAGCCGACTTCGAGATCGTGTCGCTACACAACCACATGACATCCGAGCAGCCTCGCCTCTTCTACCTGCACTTCCAAAAAGTTGGCTCACCCGCCGATCTCGCTAAGGGTTTCAAGCCAGCGCTCGATATTCTGGGCCACGGCGAAGAGATCAAGGTTCTTCCCAAGATGGGCAAACCCGAGATCGACAAAGAAGCGCTCGGCAAAATTTTCGGCGCAGCCCCCCAAGTCTTCCCAAGCGGTGTCGTTCGCTTCGCTACACCCCGAAAAGACCTAAACGTAAAGGTTCTGGATGAGTCATTCACCCCCGGCATGGGCCTCGGCTCCTGGGTGGCCTTCAGCGGGTGTGAGTGCGGCCTGACAATGGCGATGGGCGACACCTGCTGCACCCAAAAAGATCTTCAGCACTCGATCGACGCCCTTCGAAAGGTTGGAATCCACATCACGGCGATCCACCGACACGTGTTCGGCGGCTCCCCCGACACCGCATTCATGCACTACGAAGGCGAGGGAGACGTGCTCAAACTCGCCGGCGGCGTCAAGAACTGCTGGGACGGATTGGGTGGCTAG
- a CDS encoding biopolymer transporter ExbD, translating into MRSRVKIGRRKPIEEPEIIVIPMIDVMMFLLFFFMVASLAMAVQNGIPVNLPKASTGKDDRSQTVTITLQPDGSVYLNTAKIKLDQLAPKLKELGVTGRTLVTLNSDDKVPYGTVVSVMDEARQAGVQAFAFATNRQ; encoded by the coding sequence ATGAGGAGTCGCGTCAAGATCGGTCGGCGCAAGCCGATTGAAGAGCCGGAAATCATCGTCATCCCGATGATCGACGTGATGATGTTCCTGCTGTTCTTTTTCATGGTGGCAAGCCTGGCGATGGCGGTTCAGAATGGGATTCCGGTGAACCTGCCCAAGGCGAGCACCGGGAAGGATGACCGGTCGCAGACCGTGACGATTACGCTTCAGCCGGACGGATCGGTGTATTTGAACACGGCGAAGATCAAGCTTGACCAGCTTGCGCCGAAGCTGAAGGAATTAGGTGTCACGGGACGGACCCTCGTGACTCTCAACTCGGACGATAAGGTGCCGTATGGAACGGTGGTTTCGGTCATGGACGAGGCGAGGCAGGCAGGCGTACAAGCGTTCGCATTTGCGACCAATAGGCAGTAA
- a CDS encoding TonB family protein produces MASRRRRRKKNPLLTRIFVITVILHAIALPIAAHFGVFKNIKRGNGTSQIVMLTTSLKDQPEQPKEKQKPKQVKDTKKAPSGAKSASKGKSDNLPQPKVVTSGPANGAGGGGDTPSAESGSGKAGQVPNGGKTEPAKTEPTKPEPKPEPEKKPEPKKPDPPKPEPAKPEPEKKPEPQPKKIIEAVVSEAPQPEIPEDLRYDPLDKTLVVEAQIDTGGHPINVEIVTSTGIKELDDVGLETAKKYRFTPATIDGVAIEQRVRFKIYFKVE; encoded by the coding sequence ATGGCGAGCCGACGACGACGACGAAAAAAGAACCCTCTGCTCACGAGAATCTTCGTCATCACCGTTATTCTCCATGCCATCGCGTTGCCGATCGCAGCTCACTTTGGCGTCTTCAAGAACATCAAACGCGGAAACGGTACTTCGCAGATTGTGATGTTGACGACCAGCCTCAAAGATCAGCCTGAACAGCCCAAGGAAAAGCAAAAGCCGAAACAGGTTAAGGATACGAAGAAGGCCCCGTCGGGAGCGAAGTCGGCGAGTAAGGGGAAGTCGGACAATTTGCCCCAGCCGAAGGTTGTGACCTCGGGTCCGGCTAATGGAGCCGGTGGCGGCGGAGATACGCCAAGCGCAGAGTCGGGAAGCGGCAAAGCGGGGCAAGTTCCCAACGGGGGCAAGACCGAACCGGCGAAGACGGAGCCTACGAAACCCGAGCCAAAGCCCGAGCCAGAAAAGAAACCGGAGCCCAAGAAGCCCGACCCGCCCAAACCGGAACCGGCAAAACCGGAACCCGAAAAGAAGCCAGAACCCCAGCCAAAGAAGATCATTGAGGCGGTGGTCTCCGAGGCTCCGCAACCGGAGATTCCTGAAGACCTTCGCTATGACCCGCTGGACAAGACTCTAGTGGTGGAAGCGCAGATCGATACCGGCGGGCACCCGATCAATGTCGAGATCGTGACTTCGACCGGGATTAAGGAACTCGACGATGTGGGGCTGGAGACGGCGAAGAAGTATCGCTTTACTCCGGCGACGATCGACGGCGTGGCCATCGAGCAACGGGTCCGATTCAAGATTTACTTCAAAGTCGAATGA
- a CDS encoding TonB-dependent receptor, which translates to MMQNLRMLSLAAALAAVPCAYAHGLSRVCFVVVDPVTRMPVEGKVTVTDDAGRSIQLTSSYLRLGRTEALNTLAWRSEPEVDPDVTVITIPAGAGTTIQQKDQLPTKEITIHVTATRLKPKTPGTTSGTTRDNTELKKFGGGGATGNDNNRLTKGQAGVAEDSAGQAHVRGEHSEIAYVVDGVPLPDTLSGRQGSIVVESTIQTLEMITGGFAPEFGGQTAAVLNISTLANIKKRRWDYSTSAGSFDTYGGEVTAVSPLGERGNIVFDVSSSKTNSAQESPQPDNQTAHNAGSTRSYFSKVRLAPNSKDAFTVTLSHNPDGLQIANRSGLPDSFASAGQGYGLFGLRNADGSRPDVNSSNSGLLGAAPVVLQSQQQAGQDINQSEVSEFATINYQRQMAKGESAQLAMTLLHSGQDVTNNNPLIDLNNLPVDNSIEYNPTAIRNVHHVQFSGSWQAKRGAHQLKAGFLWDAQSGTESYNVIPASQLALDALAALAPDLAPPGTTNGQLDINGNPVYTANGSSPTLNVHRTGSYKAAYVQDTTKFGRWTANYGFRGDWYDQEQNLGQNSVNSFQFSPRVNLQYQIDRTMDLRMAYNRLFNTPPLAQGAIVGEAIQPETLSQYDIAVSKRFTPRHTMTLAYYYKDIRNQVDTGLLIPGSQIGLYSAVNLQFGGVHGVEFSYDVSAPKDGGWDTYVHYSYSAAKPNGVDNTGEPVDDYNDHDQRQTVGIGAAYTWKSGATFAMTIDHGSGLASSIVPPSEGRTPRTQVDLHFSTGDKLFKGNGGLAFDVSNLFDDRTVINFQSAFSGTRFQQGRRIALTVFGHF; encoded by the coding sequence ATGATGCAGAACCTTCGTATGTTGTCGTTAGCTGCGGCGTTGGCCGCCGTGCCGTGCGCCTATGCCCACGGGCTGTCGCGGGTGTGCTTCGTGGTGGTCGATCCGGTGACGCGAATGCCGGTGGAAGGGAAGGTGACGGTCACCGACGATGCGGGGCGGAGCATACAGCTCACCAGTTCTTACTTGCGGCTAGGGCGGACCGAGGCCTTGAATACGTTGGCATGGCGTTCCGAACCGGAAGTTGATCCTGACGTGACGGTGATCACGATTCCGGCAGGAGCGGGAACCACGATCCAGCAGAAGGACCAACTTCCGACGAAGGAGATCACGATCCATGTGACGGCGACACGGCTGAAGCCGAAGACGCCGGGGACGACTTCGGGCACTACTCGCGACAACACGGAACTGAAGAAGTTTGGCGGCGGCGGTGCCACAGGCAACGACAACAACCGACTAACCAAAGGACAGGCGGGCGTGGCAGAGGACTCGGCGGGGCAGGCGCACGTGCGCGGCGAGCATAGCGAGATCGCCTATGTGGTGGACGGTGTTCCGCTTCCCGACACGCTGTCCGGTCGGCAAGGTTCGATCGTGGTCGAGAGCACCATCCAGACCCTGGAGATGATTACCGGAGGATTTGCACCGGAATTCGGCGGGCAAACGGCCGCAGTTCTGAACATTTCGACGTTGGCGAACATCAAGAAGCGCCGATGGGATTACTCGACTTCGGCGGGAAGCTTCGATACGTACGGGGGTGAGGTTACGGCGGTGAGCCCGCTTGGCGAACGCGGCAATATCGTATTCGACGTTTCATCGAGCAAGACGAATAGTGCACAGGAGTCGCCCCAACCGGACAACCAGACGGCGCACAACGCAGGATCGACGCGGTCGTACTTCAGCAAAGTGCGGCTTGCGCCGAACTCGAAAGACGCCTTTACGGTGACGCTAAGTCACAATCCCGACGGCCTGCAAATCGCCAATCGATCGGGTTTGCCGGACTCGTTCGCCTCGGCAGGGCAAGGGTACGGACTATTCGGCCTGCGAAATGCGGACGGGTCGCGACCAGACGTCAATTCGAGCAACTCCGGTTTGCTGGGAGCGGCGCCGGTGGTGCTCCAGAGCCAACAGCAGGCCGGGCAGGACATCAACCAGTCGGAAGTCAGCGAGTTTGCCACCATCAACTATCAGCGGCAGATGGCGAAGGGGGAGTCGGCACAATTGGCGATGACGCTTCTGCACAGTGGCCAAGATGTCACGAATAACAACCCGTTGATCGACCTTAATAACCTGCCGGTGGACAACAGCATCGAATACAACCCGACGGCGATTCGCAACGTCCACCACGTGCAGTTTTCGGGCAGTTGGCAGGCGAAGCGGGGGGCTCATCAGCTCAAGGCGGGGTTCTTGTGGGATGCTCAGAGCGGGACCGAGTCGTACAATGTCATTCCGGCTTCTCAACTGGCGCTCGACGCGTTGGCGGCGTTGGCACCGGACTTGGCTCCGCCGGGCACGACGAACGGCCAGCTCGACATCAACGGCAATCCGGTGTATACGGCGAACGGTTCGTCGCCGACCTTGAATGTGCATCGAACCGGTTCGTACAAGGCGGCTTACGTGCAGGACACGACAAAGTTTGGACGGTGGACGGCGAACTACGGCTTTCGTGGCGACTGGTACGACCAGGAGCAGAACTTGGGGCAGAACTCGGTTAACTCGTTCCAATTCTCTCCACGCGTGAATCTGCAGTATCAGATCGACCGAACGATGGACCTTCGGATGGCCTACAATCGCCTTTTCAACACTCCGCCGCTGGCGCAGGGCGCGATTGTGGGCGAGGCAATCCAGCCCGAGACTTTGAGCCAGTACGACATCGCGGTTTCCAAGCGGTTCACGCCTCGGCACACGATGACGCTGGCCTACTACTACAAGGACATCCGAAACCAGGTGGATACGGGATTGCTGATCCCGGGAAGCCAGATTGGGCTTTATAGCGCGGTGAACCTCCAGTTTGGCGGCGTCCACGGCGTCGAGTTTAGCTACGACGTTTCGGCCCCGAAGGACGGCGGCTGGGACACGTACGTTCACTACTCGTACTCGGCGGCAAAGCCGAACGGCGTCGACAACACAGGCGAGCCGGTCGATGACTATAACGACCACGATCAGCGGCAGACGGTGGGAATCGGCGCGGCGTACACGTGGAAGTCGGGTGCGACCTTTGCGATGACGATCGACCACGGCTCAGGCTTGGCGAGTAGCATCGTTCCTCCGAGTGAGGGGCGAACGCCGCGAACCCAGGTCGACCTGCACTTTTCAACGGGCGACAAGCTGTTCAAGGGCAACGGCGGATTGGCGTTCGATGTGTCAAATTTGTTCGATGACCGAACGGTTATCAACTTCCAGTCGGCGTTTAGCGGAACTCGATTCCAGCAAGGGCGACGAATCGCCCTTACTGTCTTCGGGCACTTCTAG
- a CDS encoding DUF4349 domain-containing protein encodes MSKLIYLACAGIAIVGCGSGSGADSAGTVASTAAATAEMVAAQTPSNPNSSIPDAMPRKVIYKGTVQLACEDLDSASRQLASQIRKVGGYLSGGGTTGAKGTIRTAHWTVRIPSPQFDGFMQFLSGLGELESSNRQAEDVSEEYYDAAARLKNKKVEEDRLIDLLKRSSGKLGDVLTLEKELSRVREEAERIEGRMRLLANQADMSTIDIAMQEIKDFVPQGSPGVKTQVGRTFGGSMDVMKQVATALLLFLVAVAPWLIPLGLIAWIVNRVIKKARTKESPQPPPKMEL; translated from the coding sequence ATGAGCAAACTAATCTACCTGGCGTGCGCAGGCATCGCCATCGTAGGATGTGGATCGGGTAGTGGAGCCGATTCGGCCGGAACAGTAGCGAGCACCGCCGCCGCTACCGCCGAAATGGTCGCCGCCCAGACCCCGTCCAATCCCAATTCGTCGATCCCCGACGCCATGCCCCGCAAAGTCATTTACAAGGGCACCGTCCAACTCGCTTGCGAGGACCTGGATTCTGCTTCCAGACAACTCGCCTCCCAAATCCGCAAAGTCGGCGGCTACCTCAGCGGCGGCGGAACAACCGGCGCCAAAGGCACCATCCGCACCGCCCACTGGACCGTCCGCATCCCCTCCCCCCAGTTCGACGGCTTCATGCAGTTCCTCTCCGGACTCGGTGAACTCGAATCCAGCAACCGCCAAGCCGAAGACGTCAGCGAGGAATACTACGATGCTGCCGCCCGTCTCAAGAACAAGAAGGTTGAGGAGGACCGCCTCATCGACCTCCTGAAAAGATCATCTGGCAAACTCGGCGACGTGCTGACCCTCGAAAAGGAACTCAGCCGCGTCCGCGAAGAAGCCGAGCGCATCGAAGGCCGCATGCGCCTCCTTGCCAACCAAGCCGACATGTCGACGATCGACATCGCCATGCAGGAGATCAAGGACTTCGTTCCCCAAGGCTCCCCCGGCGTCAAAACCCAAGTCGGGCGCACCTTCGGAGGCTCGATGGATGTCATGAAGCAGGTCGCGACCGCGCTCCTTTTGTTCCTGGTCGCCGTCGCTCCCTGGCTGATCCCTCTCGGACTTATCGCCTGGATCGTGAACCGAGTCATCAAAAAGGCACGGACGAAGGAAAGCCCCCAGCCACCGCCCAAGATGGAACTCTAG
- a CDS encoding DUF1287 domain-containing protein → MIVATILLLQATIPQKLIASARNQLTWGTTYDPSYVSMKYPGGDVDRTKGVCTDVIIRSYRSVHIDLQKLIIEHKRTHMSLYPKGKLDPNIDHRRVKNMAVFFRAKNANLPTNKDWRPGDIVYWILDSGLDHIGLVTDKRGPSGKYMVVHNMSTPLEEDVLGKWRVIGHYRYPK, encoded by the coding sequence ATGATCGTCGCTACTATCCTTCTGCTCCAAGCCACGATTCCTCAGAAACTCATCGCGTCCGCCCGCAACCAACTCACTTGGGGCACAACTTACGACCCCTCCTATGTGTCGATGAAATACCCCGGCGGCGACGTTGATCGAACCAAAGGAGTCTGCACCGACGTCATTATTCGATCCTATCGAAGCGTCCATATCGACCTCCAAAAGCTCATCATTGAGCACAAACGGACTCATATGAGCCTCTATCCGAAAGGCAAACTCGATCCCAATATCGACCACCGCCGAGTCAAAAACATGGCTGTCTTCTTTCGGGCCAAGAACGCCAACCTCCCGACCAATAAAGACTGGCGACCGGGCGACATCGTCTACTGGATTCTCGATAGCGGCCTCGACCACATCGGCCTCGTCACCGACAAACGCGGCCCAAGCGGAAAATACATGGTCGTCCATAACATGAGCACCCCACTCGAAGAAGACGTCCTCGGCAAATGGCGCGTCATCGGCCACTATCGTTATCCCAAGTAA
- a CDS encoding SDR family NAD(P)-dependent oxidoreductase, which produces MTKQFDAKSTTDEVLDGIQLQGKRVLVTGVSAGLGVETARTLVAHGANVVGTARDLNKARAATAHIQAGAASGGSLEIVELDLASLSSVRTCADALLADGRPFDVIIANAGVMATPLGFTADGFETQFGTNHLGHFVFINRIASLLRPGGRLVNLASSGHRFSDVNLDDPNFESTPYEPFAAYGRSKTANILFAVEFDRRYRSKGIRATAVHPGGIQTELGRHMGQENVAALLENLNRELAEQGKPPFQWKTIPQGAATSVWAGFVASVDEVGGRYCENCHVGQIVPDDQSINPVMEGVRGYALDADRARALWAVSEKLVGEEFPE; this is translated from the coding sequence ATGACAAAGCAATTTGATGCGAAATCGACCACCGATGAAGTCTTGGACGGAATTCAGCTCCAAGGCAAGCGTGTATTGGTTACCGGGGTTTCCGCCGGACTCGGCGTCGAAACCGCCCGAACCTTGGTCGCCCACGGTGCCAATGTTGTTGGTACCGCACGAGACCTGAACAAAGCCAGGGCCGCTACTGCCCACATCCAAGCCGGAGCCGCCTCGGGTGGCAGTCTCGAAATCGTCGAACTCGACCTCGCTTCCCTCTCTAGCGTCAGGACCTGTGCCGATGCTCTCCTCGCCGACGGGCGTCCGTTCGATGTGATCATCGCGAACGCCGGCGTCATGGCCACTCCGCTCGGCTTCACCGCCGATGGCTTCGAAACTCAGTTCGGCACCAACCACCTGGGCCACTTCGTCTTTATCAACCGGATCGCTTCCCTGCTCCGCCCTGGCGGTCGGCTGGTCAACCTCGCGTCGTCGGGTCATCGGTTTAGCGACGTCAATCTTGACGATCCAAACTTCGAATCCACCCCGTACGAGCCTTTCGCCGCCTACGGACGCTCGAAGACCGCCAATATTCTCTTCGCGGTGGAATTCGACCGACGCTATCGAAGCAAAGGCATCCGCGCGACTGCGGTCCACCCCGGAGGCATCCAAACCGAGCTCGGTCGCCACATGGGTCAGGAGAACGTCGCGGCCCTCCTCGAAAACCTAAACCGTGAACTGGCCGAGCAAGGCAAGCCGCCCTTCCAATGGAAGACCATCCCCCAGGGCGCGGCCACATCCGTGTGGGCCGGATTCGTCGCTTCGGTAGACGAAGTCGGCGGACGCTATTGCGAAAACTGTCACGTTGGCCAAATCGTTCCCGATGACCAAAGCATCAATCCAGTGATGGAAGGAGTCCGCGGCTACGCCCTGGACGCCGATCGTGCTCGTGCTCTTTGGGCCGTCAGCGAAAAGCTGGTCGGAGAAGAATTCCCCGAATAA
- a CDS encoding TetR family transcriptional regulator: protein MSDENSSSSPRKLRSDAQRNRDHILKVAREAFAERGDSVTFDDIVKLSGLGVGTLYRHFRTREALVEAMYFGEIEKLAAAAGELAKSLPPVEALRQWMLLFVDLLVTKYSMPSSVNAIVGSATARYGTLSDMVEAAIGGLVDRGVASGEISLSFPPLDLLRALAGVANSGAGDQWVENARRMVDVLIAGIRT, encoded by the coding sequence ATGTCCGACGAAAATTCTTCATCCTCGCCTCGAAAATTGCGGTCCGACGCGCAACGGAATCGGGACCACATTCTGAAAGTCGCGCGGGAGGCCTTCGCTGAGAGAGGCGATTCGGTGACGTTCGACGATATCGTAAAGCTTTCTGGCCTCGGGGTGGGGACTCTGTATCGCCACTTCCGGACCCGCGAGGCGCTGGTTGAGGCGATGTATTTTGGAGAGATCGAAAAGCTGGCGGCGGCAGCAGGGGAGTTGGCGAAGTCGCTTCCGCCAGTGGAGGCTCTGCGGCAATGGATGCTGCTCTTCGTCGATTTACTGGTCACAAAGTATTCGATGCCAAGCTCGGTCAACGCGATTGTGGGGAGCGCTACGGCGCGATATGGCACTTTGAGCGATATGGTTGAAGCGGCGATCGGCGGGCTGGTCGATCGGGGCGTGGCAAGCGGGGAGATTTCGCTGTCGTTTCCGCCATTGGACCTTTTACGAGCGCTGGCAGGCGTGGCGAACTCCGGCGCGGGTGACCAGTGGGTGGAGAATGCCCGGCGAATGGTCGATGTCCTGATCGCTGGTATTCGGACTTAA
- a CDS encoding Rieske 2Fe-2S domain-containing protein yields MPRIYEVDEDIRNASTLPGAYYHDLDAYNRGKEAYFANSWQLVGDTDLIRVPGQVYPFEFMPGFLPEPLLFTRDTEDQVHLCSNVCTHRGMQVCEGPGNERFLRCRYHGRRFGLDGKFKSMPEFEDVCNFPTDADNLTQVPFHAWSRFLFASLQPAAPFEEVFGPILERLAWLPLDEFRHDPANSRDYLVKSHWALYVDNYLEGFHIPFVHTALNDILEYDSYHTERFAWGNLQLAEAKGGEGIFDLPTSSPDHGRRIAAYYYWIFPNLMLNFYPWGLSINVVRPTGIDTTKVSFIRYVWREELLGVGAGAEIDRVEREDEQVVELVQKGLRSRFYGRGRFSPQREIGTHQFHRMLAQRLNA; encoded by the coding sequence ATGCCCCGCATTTATGAAGTTGATGAAGACATCAGAAATGCTTCGACTCTCCCCGGTGCCTACTACCACGACCTAGACGCCTATAACCGAGGCAAGGAGGCCTACTTCGCTAACAGTTGGCAACTCGTCGGCGACACCGACCTTATCCGCGTTCCTGGTCAGGTCTACCCCTTCGAATTCATGCCCGGCTTCTTGCCCGAACCCCTCCTTTTCACCCGCGATACCGAAGATCAAGTCCACCTTTGCAGCAACGTCTGCACCCACCGCGGAATGCAGGTTTGCGAAGGCCCCGGCAATGAGCGATTTCTTCGGTGCCGCTACCACGGACGCCGTTTCGGGCTCGACGGCAAATTCAAATCCATGCCCGAGTTTGAAGACGTCTGTAACTTCCCTACCGACGCCGACAATCTGACCCAAGTTCCCTTCCATGCCTGGAGCCGATTCCTCTTCGCCTCGCTTCAACCCGCCGCGCCCTTTGAAGAAGTCTTCGGTCCCATCCTCGAACGCCTCGCCTGGCTCCCGCTCGACGAGTTCCGTCACGATCCGGCTAACTCCCGCGACTACCTCGTCAAGTCTCACTGGGCGCTCTACGTCGACAACTACCTCGAAGGCTTCCACATTCCCTTCGTGCACACTGCCCTTAACGACATCCTTGAGTACGACAGCTACCACACCGAGCGATTCGCCTGGGGCAACCTCCAACTTGCGGAGGCCAAAGGCGGCGAAGGCATCTTCGACCTCCCCACATCCTCGCCCGACCATGGCCGGCGCATCGCGGCGTACTACTACTGGATCTTCCCCAACCTGATGCTCAACTTTTACCCGTGGGGTCTCAGCATCAATGTCGTCCGCCCTACGGGCATCGACACCACCAAGGTCTCGTTCATCCGCTACGTATGGCGAGAGGAGCTGTTGGGCGTCGGAGCTGGAGCCGAAATCGACCGCGTGGAGCGCGAAGACGAGCAGGTCGTCGAACTTGTCCAAAAAGGTCTGCGCTCACGCTTCTATGGACGAGGACGCTTCTCGCCTCAACGGGAAATCGGCACCCACCAATTCCACCGTATGCTGGCCCAAAGGCTAAACGCTTAA
- a CDS encoding phosphatase PAP2 family protein: MERMLKYAAVFGLVAFSSFAAADSTADFLSGTGYKAFLAYGVVHAFGSEHDEGVRSLDTLLCSGLAAEGLKRLTRVERPDHTDHESFPSGHATAAFAIATFEADHHRSEAPLWYLGAGLIAQSRVDLHRHHETDVLAGAALGFLMARAEERSKDGFLIRPTPTGAVALGISLKF; this comes from the coding sequence ATGGAGAGAATGCTCAAGTACGCGGCTGTTTTCGGCCTAGTTGCCTTTTCATCTTTTGCCGCTGCCGATTCTACGGCGGACTTTCTGTCGGGGACAGGTTATAAGGCCTTTCTGGCGTACGGTGTGGTGCATGCGTTTGGGTCGGAGCACGACGAGGGTGTGCGATCGTTGGACACGCTGTTGTGCTCGGGGCTGGCGGCGGAAGGCTTGAAGCGGTTGACTCGGGTCGAGAGGCCGGACCATACGGACCATGAGTCCTTTCCCAGCGGACATGCGACGGCGGCATTTGCAATTGCGACCTTTGAAGCCGACCACCATCGAAGCGAGGCACCACTTTGGTACCTCGGTGCGGGGCTGATCGCGCAATCCCGCGTAGACCTGCATCGACACCATGAGACGGACGTGCTGGCGGGCGCGGCACTGGGCTTCCTGATGGCGAGGGCCGAGGAGCGCTCGAAGGACGGATTTCTGATTCGTCCAACCCCGACAGGGGCGGTAGCGCTTGGGATTAGCCTAAAGTTCTAA
- a CDS encoding cation diffusion facilitator family transporter — protein MEARDRQAQSAARLSLFYNCFQTALKLFGAALTGSVSLLSEGLHSLSDILSSFISFVSIRAASAPPDEEHPYGHGKIDTLAGLSEAIVLFLFSVYTCILSTMKFFQKPEVSKVDAGVGIIVACTLLGGLIFNRINQASKECESFALKSNAQHLLVDLATSIGVLVALLVTRYTGWHYADPLFGLGLSLWLGYSSVRMIHRSFDEVIDRRIEPEELSTIEGILKSEPDLLSYHKLRTRHSGNVHYIDVHLVVPRTWSVVQGHELADRVEKAIESALDPAVCTVHVDPSDE, from the coding sequence ATGGAAGCGAGAGATCGACAGGCCCAGTCTGCGGCCCGCCTTTCCCTGTTCTATAACTGCTTCCAGACCGCGCTGAAGCTATTTGGGGCGGCGCTGACGGGTTCCGTTAGCCTGCTCTCCGAAGGTCTCCATAGTTTGAGCGACATTTTGTCGTCGTTCATCAGCTTTGTGAGCATCCGGGCGGCCTCGGCTCCACCAGACGAAGAGCATCCCTATGGTCATGGGAAGATTGACACGCTGGCAGGCTTGAGCGAAGCGATCGTGCTCTTTCTGTTCTCGGTTTACACGTGCATTTTGTCGACGATGAAGTTCTTCCAGAAGCCGGAAGTGTCGAAGGTCGATGCCGGCGTAGGGATCATCGTGGCGTGTACGTTATTGGGCGGATTGATCTTCAACCGCATCAATCAGGCGAGCAAGGAGTGCGAATCGTTCGCTCTGAAATCGAACGCCCAGCATTTGTTGGTCGATTTGGCGACGTCGATCGGCGTTTTGGTGGCGTTGCTGGTGACCCGGTACACTGGATGGCATTATGCCGACCCGCTGTTTGGCCTCGGTTTGTCGCTGTGGCTCGGATATTCGTCGGTGCGGATGATCCATCGGTCGTTCGACGAGGTTATCGACCGGCGAATCGAGCCGGAGGAATTGTCGACGATCGAGGGAATCTTGAAGTCGGAGCCCGACTTGCTGAGCTACCACAAACTGCGGACTCGGCATTCGGGGAATGTGCACTATATCGATGTTCATTTGGTGGTGCCTCGGACGTGGAGCGTGGTGCAAGGACATGAACTGGCGGACCGGGTAGAGAAGGCGATTGAGAGCGCACTGGACCCGGCGGTTTGTACGGTCCACGTGGACCCCAGCGACGAATAG